A genome region from endosymbiont of Acanthamoeba sp. UWC8 includes the following:
- the atpC gene encoding ATP synthase F1 subunit epsilon has translation MTKIRLEIISPEKTLANLEVTMAVLPGEGGEFGVLFGHENYITTITPGVINVYQDEAITEKYIVSAGTVKVTSELCTVIIDEAVSADKINFEQFESRLAETIREMEKESSEIVKDELKDEIKYLEEALKFRV, from the coding sequence ATGACTAAAATTAGACTTGAAATTATTTCTCCTGAAAAGACCTTAGCTAACTTGGAAGTTACTATGGCAGTGCTTCCGGGTGAAGGCGGAGAGTTCGGTGTATTATTCGGTCATGAGAACTATATTACTACTATTACTCCCGGAGTAATTAATGTTTATCAAGATGAGGCAATAACCGAAAAATATATTGTTTCGGCAGGTACGGTTAAGGTAACCTCGGAACTTTGTACGGTTATAATTGATGAAGCTGTAAGCGCAGATAAAATTAATTTTGAGCAGTTTGAAAGCAGGCTTGCCGAAACCATCCGGGAAATGGAAAAAGAATCCTCCGAAATTGTGAAAGATGAGTTGAAGGATGAAATAAAATACCTGGAAGAAGCACTTAAGTTTAGGGTTTAG
- the atpD gene encoding F0F1 ATP synthase subunit beta has product MANKGIVKQVIGAVVDVKFERGLPRILNALKCENQGKELILEVAQHIGENTVRTIAMDSTDGLSRGQEVIDTESPITIPVGREVLGRIMNVIGEPIDNRGEIKSTQSASIYAPAPELIEQSTANEILTTGIKVIDLLAPYAKGGKIGLFGGAGVGKTVIIMELINNIAKAHGGFSVFAGVGERSREGNDLYHEMIDSKVIDLETPQNSKVALVYGQMNEPPGARARVALTGLTQAEYFRDQEGQDVLFFIDNIFRFTQAGSEVSALLGRIPSAVGYQPTLATEMGTLQERITSTKKGSITSVQAVYVPADDLTDPAPATSFAHLDATTVLSRQIAELGIYPAVDPLDSTSQMLSPDIIGEEHYKIAREVQRILQTYKSLQDIIAILGMDELSEEDKLIVARARKIQRFLSQPFHVAEVFTGISGKFVALKDTIQGFKGLVEGEYDDLPEAAFYMVGNIDEAIEKAKKLALEAA; this is encoded by the coding sequence ATGGCAAATAAAGGAATTGTAAAACAAGTAATCGGTGCGGTAGTAGATGTTAAATTCGAGCGAGGGTTGCCTAGAATTTTAAATGCACTGAAATGTGAAAACCAAGGCAAAGAGCTTATACTGGAAGTAGCTCAGCATATCGGTGAAAATACCGTGCGGACGATTGCTATGGACTCCACCGACGGTTTAAGCAGAGGACAGGAAGTTATTGATACCGAAAGCCCCATCACCATTCCGGTTGGAAGAGAAGTTTTAGGTCGTATTATGAATGTTATCGGTGAGCCAATCGATAACCGAGGTGAAATAAAATCAACTCAATCAGCTTCCATTTACGCACCGGCTCCCGAATTAATCGAGCAATCTACCGCAAATGAAATTCTAACTACCGGCATTAAAGTTATTGATCTTTTAGCGCCTTATGCCAAGGGGGGTAAAATCGGCTTATTCGGCGGAGCAGGGGTCGGTAAAACCGTAATTATCATGGAACTGATTAATAATATTGCTAAAGCACATGGCGGATTTTCAGTGTTTGCCGGGGTGGGGGAAAGATCAAGAGAAGGTAATGACCTCTACCATGAGATGATTGACTCAAAAGTTATTGATCTGGAAACTCCGCAAAATTCTAAAGTCGCACTTGTATACGGCCAAATGAACGAGCCGCCGGGAGCCAGGGCAAGAGTAGCATTAACCGGCCTTACTCAAGCTGAATATTTTAGAGACCAGGAAGGGCAGGACGTATTATTCTTTATTGATAATATTTTCCGATTTACTCAAGCTGGTTCCGAAGTTTCTGCACTCCTCGGGAGGATTCCTTCTGCTGTAGGTTATCAGCCGACTCTTGCGACCGAAATGGGTACATTGCAGGAAAGGATTACCTCTACCAAGAAAGGTTCGATTACTTCCGTTCAGGCGGTATACGTTCCGGCGGATGACTTAACTGATCCGGCGCCTGCTACCTCATTCGCCCACCTTGATGCGACTACTGTACTCAGTAGACAAATTGCCGAGCTAGGGATTTATCCGGCGGTAGACCCGTTAGATAGTACCTCACAAATGCTAAGCCCTGATATTATCGGTGAAGAGCATTACAAGATTGCGAGGGAAGTACAAAGAATTCTTCAGACTTATAAGTCGTTACAGGATATTATTGCGATTTTAGGTATGGATGAGCTTAGTGAAGAAGATAAACTTATTGTAGCTCGAGCTAGGAAAATTCAGAGATTTTTATCACAACCGTTCCATGTAGCGGAAGTATTTACCGGTATTTCAGGAAAATTTGTTGCGCTTAAAGATACCATTCAAGGGTTTAAAGGTTTGGTGGAAGGGGAGTATGACGATCTTCCGGAAGCTGCTTTTTATATGGTAGGGAATATCGATGAGGCAATTGAGAAGGCTAAAAAACTTGCTTTAGAGGCTGCATAG
- a CDS encoding F0F1 ATP synthase subunit gamma codes for MPSLQSLKNRIKSIKSTQKITKAMKVVSTSKLKKAREKSEAAVHYADKMQNILIAASSLICEEFEETSLLKNNSEEKVQLMIVVTADRGLCGAFNISIIKTVRKAIDDLVAQGKDIKIICIGKKGYELLKKNYGKYIIAHKDGIGSKGVKYSEACDIAERALSLIHDNQVDSCHIYYNKFKSVIAQVPTQQQLIPLLKEELKEEEEKIVNEFEFEPDKEKILLDLLPKNLKVQIYKALLESFAGEHASRMTAMDNATRNSGEMIKKLQLVYNRTRQAYITKELIEIISGAEAI; via the coding sequence ATGCCGTCATTACAGTCACTAAAAAATAGAATAAAAAGCATTAAGTCTACGCAAAAGATTACTAAGGCGATGAAAGTGGTATCTACTTCTAAGCTTAAAAAAGCTAGAGAAAAATCTGAAGCCGCAGTCCATTATGCAGACAAAATGCAAAACATATTAATTGCTGCTTCTTCGTTAATATGTGAAGAATTTGAAGAAACATCTTTACTTAAAAATAATAGTGAAGAAAAAGTGCAGTTAATGATCGTAGTGACAGCTGATAGAGGGCTTTGCGGAGCTTTCAATATTTCGATAATTAAGACGGTTAGAAAGGCTATAGATGACCTCGTTGCCCAAGGTAAGGACATCAAAATTATTTGTATTGGTAAAAAAGGATATGAACTTTTAAAGAAAAATTACGGTAAATATATTATTGCTCATAAAGACGGAATCGGAAGCAAGGGAGTGAAATACTCCGAAGCCTGTGATATAGCTGAAAGAGCGTTATCTTTAATTCATGATAATCAGGTTGATTCTTGTCATATTTATTATAATAAATTTAAATCGGTAATAGCTCAAGTTCCGACTCAGCAGCAATTAATCCCGCTCTTAAAGGAAGAGCTGAAGGAAGAGGAAGAAAAGATTGTTAATGAATTTGAATTCGAACCGGATAAAGAAAAAATATTGTTGGATTTACTGCCGAAAAATTTGAAGGTGCAAATTTATAAGGCATTGCTTGAGAGTTTTGCCGGTGAACATGCTTCGCGTATGACTGCAATGGATAATGCCACAAGAAACTCGGGCGAGATGATTAAGAAATTACAGCTTGTTTATAATAGAACAAGGCAAGCATATATTACTAAAGAATTAATTGAAATCATATCAGGCGCGGAAGCAATTTAA
- the atpA gene encoding F0F1 ATP synthase subunit alpha: MNASEISEVLKKQIANFESDAELSEVGQVVKVSDGVAIAYGLDNVQASEMVEFSSGVKGMVLNLGEDGVGIVIFGEDRQVNEGDIVKRTGKIVEVPVGKGLLGRVVDALGNPLDGKGALTDVEYKRVEVKAPGIIDRQSVSEPVQTGIKAIDSLIPIGRGQRELIIGDRQTGKTALVLDTILNQKTAHIEKDTAKQIYCIYVAIGQKRSSVAKIVKKLEEEGALDYSIIVVASASEAAPMAFLAPYTGCAMGEYFRDNAMHALIAYDDLSKHAVAYRQMSLLLRRPPGREAYPGDVFYLHSRLLERAAKMSDEKGAGSLTALPVIETQAGDVSAYIPTNVISITDGQIFLETELFYKGVRPAVNVGLSVSRVGSAAQIKAMKQVAGSVKLELAQYREMEAFAQFGSDLDASTQKLLARGSRLTELLKQAQFKPYSVETQVAIIFAGVKGYFDTIPVKDVKRFEEELVRGLNNNPKILNKIKKEQKISEETEAELRAFLEQSAKMFA; this comes from the coding sequence ATGAACGCATCAGAAATATCAGAAGTATTAAAAAAACAAATTGCGAATTTTGAAAGTGATGCTGAGCTAAGTGAAGTAGGGCAGGTTGTTAAGGTTTCTGACGGGGTAGCGATTGCCTATGGCCTGGATAATGTGCAAGCCTCTGAGATGGTAGAGTTTAGCAGCGGTGTTAAAGGGATGGTGCTGAATTTGGGTGAAGACGGTGTCGGAATAGTAATCTTCGGGGAAGATAGACAAGTTAATGAAGGTGATATTGTAAAAAGAACCGGCAAAATTGTTGAAGTGCCGGTCGGCAAAGGATTGCTCGGTAGGGTTGTTGATGCCTTAGGAAATCCCCTGGACGGTAAAGGTGCCCTTACTGATGTGGAATATAAAAGAGTTGAAGTTAAAGCACCGGGTATTATTGATAGGCAATCGGTAAGTGAGCCGGTGCAAACAGGTATCAAAGCGATTGATAGTTTAATTCCGATTGGAAGAGGGCAGCGTGAATTAATTATCGGTGATAGGCAGACAGGTAAAACTGCTCTCGTTTTGGATACAATTTTAAATCAAAAGACCGCTCACATTGAAAAAGATACGGCAAAGCAAATTTACTGTATATATGTTGCAATTGGGCAAAAGCGTTCTTCGGTTGCTAAAATAGTGAAAAAGTTAGAAGAAGAAGGTGCGTTAGATTATTCAATTATAGTTGTAGCAAGTGCGTCGGAAGCTGCCCCGATGGCATTTTTAGCTCCCTATACAGGCTGCGCAATGGGTGAATATTTCAGAGATAACGCTATGCATGCGTTAATTGCATATGATGATTTATCTAAGCATGCTGTTGCATATCGTCAGATGTCGTTACTTTTAAGGCGTCCGCCGGGGCGTGAAGCTTATCCCGGAGATGTATTCTACTTACATTCGCGCTTACTTGAGCGTGCTGCTAAGATGTCTGATGAGAAAGGTGCAGGTTCTTTGACTGCGCTTCCGGTTATTGAAACACAAGCCGGGGATGTTTCGGCATATATACCGACTAACGTAATTTCTATTACCGACGGCCAGATTTTCCTTGAAACAGAATTGTTTTATAAAGGGGTTAGGCCTGCGGTAAATGTAGGGCTTTCAGTAAGTAGAGTAGGTTCTGCCGCGCAAATTAAGGCGATGAAACAAGTTGCGGGAAGCGTTAAACTTGAGCTTGCTCAATATCGTGAAATGGAAGCTTTTGCTCAATTCGGTTCGGATCTCGATGCTTCAACCCAAAAGTTATTGGCGCGTGGTTCAAGGCTAACGGAATTATTAAAACAAGCTCAGTTTAAGCCGTATTCTGTGGAAACTCAAGTCGCAATAATCTTTGCCGGCGTTAAAGGGTATTTTGATACTATTCCAGTAAAAGATGTAAAAAGATTTGAGGAAGAATTAGTCCGAGGGCTTAATAATAATCCGAAAATCTTAAATAAAATTAAAAAAGAACAGAAGATTAGCGAAGAGACGGAAGCCGAGCTTAGAGCTTTTCTTGAGCAAAGTGCTAAAATGTTTGCATAA